In Sparus aurata chromosome 2, fSpaAur1.1, whole genome shotgun sequence, a single genomic region encodes these proteins:
- the LOC115594830 gene encoding uncharacterized protein LOC115594830 isoform X4 translates to MTEVRRRRRKSPDQDALEHIVQGKDKVFLEGRFINKYKGRGVFTREYIEPKSFVVEYRGVVSQSEGADDKNNKYVFDFMWNGKRYCIDASKEDGTLGRLVNDDHVHPNCKVKRIMVNRMPHLCLFAVREIFPGEEITYNYGDSAWPWRSLEASGGTDDQMTRVRSNLEISKDDTEASGGTDDQMTRVRSNLEISKDDTEASGGTDDQMTRVRSNLEISKDDTEASGGTDDQMTRVRSNLEISKDDTEASGGTDDQMTRVRSNLEISKDDTEASGGTDDQMTRVRSNLEISKDDTEASGGTDDQMTRVRSNLEISKDDTEASGGTDDQMTRVRSNLEISKDDTEASGGTDDQMTRVRSNLEISKDDTEASGGTDDQMTRVRSNLEISKDDTEASGGTDDQMTRVRSNLEISKDDTEASGGTDDQMTRVRSNLEISKDDTEASGGTDDQMTRVRSNLEISKDDTCHHIFACAALNDLDNCADCSGSFSRFRWLGYTCKLCSRSWHKSCFLKINSSLDVAPEKHVSDSEISDDSSDDYYVPESCHGSSSDQDGEDVPIPVQPCTDDESTYTPTTSHTQTLSAETAESSSTEISAAREGSSCTQKNYCYVCKKPQSKIARHLKKHEKEEPDIAEAFLLPKNSKERKRLLEKLRNRGNYEHNQEVIRNQGGTLKVKRRQGPSKISVDAKMYVHCTYCKGLFVRKELWRHSRRCPSKTVSETEANVKSKVLALADIAESTCSQAISIGVWKILGKMRQDEIASVVRNDFLTLQLAQSLYNKHGSDPTKFEYMRTKVREMGRLLLTLRQKYSIFSFEDAVKPNNFYKIIGAVKTVAGYDEEKHSYSTPSLALKLGHSLKKIGDIILCRAISAEDEILIKAAERFTKLCTKEWAGQVSHTALATLSKSKFNKPSTIPFTEDVQLLHKYLEEKSAGAVENLKEHQSPQAYAELARVTLAQIILFNRRRAGEVSKMTLESFKKRDQTELHGDLAASLSPVEQKLARHFSRVEIMGKRGRKVAVLLNPEVLSAATLLAEKRDTCDVDKDNPFLFGRPHCSHTSYYRGQDCMRHFAQMCGAKNPENLRSTHLRKHMATLSQILNLKNNELDQLANFLGHDIRVHRDFYRLPEATIEVAKISKLLLAFEKGTLGEFQGKSLDEIEVEDELDLELDVGEQDDGDDGDDGDDEDDGDGGDGQAEGDDTIGDNESDGDDEGGRDDEGGGNSEEGGGDAKDGGSEESDCALGLRENQEMKMPEDPTSSSGKRKRMVSTQNKTKSYKGQKKLRVTESVVTSSKEIKSRRCVKRPWSKTEISAVMKHFKTHITNGDLATKVECEQCKIAEHPALKDRSLQNIRDFVRNRGLTVKKK, encoded by the exons ATGActgaggtgaggaggaggaggagaaagtctCCTGACCAAGATGCGCTGGAACATATTGTTCAAGGAAAGGATAAAGTCTTCCTAGAGGGAAGGTTTATTAACAAGTATAAAG gtAGAGGTGTGTTTACAAGAGAGTACATCGAACCAAAAAGTTTTGTGGTGGAGTACCGTGGAGTTGTCTCTCAGAGTGAAGGGGCagatgacaaaaacaacaaatatgtatttgattTCATGTGGAATGGGAAGCGGTATTG CATAGATGCTTCAAAAGAAGACGGAACACTGGGACGACTAGTTAATGATGATCATGTACATCCTAACTGCAAAGTCAAAAGAATAATGGTCAACAGGATGCCACACTTGTGCCTATTTGCCGTCAGGGAAATCTTTCCAGGAGAGGAGATAACATACAACTATGGTGATTCCGCTTGGCCGTGGCGCTCATTG GAAGCCTCTGGTGGAACTGATGACCAAATGACAAGGGTCCGTTCCAACCTGGAAATATCAAAGGATGACACT GAAGCCTCTGGTGGAACTGATGACCAAATGACAAGGGTCCGTTCCAACCTGGAAATATCAAAGGATGACACT GAAGCCTCTGGTGGAACTGATGACCAAATGACAAGGGTCCGTTCCAACCTGGAAATATCAAAGGATGACACT GAAGCCTCTGGTGGAACTGATGACCAAATGACAAGGGTCCGTTCCAACCTGGAAATATCAAAGGATGACACT GAAGCCTCTGGTGGAACTGATGACCAAATGACAAGGGTCCGTTCCAACCTGGAAATATCAAAGGATGACACT GAAGCCTCTGGTGGAACTGATGACCAAATGACAAGGGTCCGTTCCAACCTGGAAATATCAAAGGATGACACT GAAGCCTCTGGTGGAACTGATGACCAAATGACAAGGGTCCGTTCCAACCTGGAAATATCAAAGGATGACACT GAAGCCTCTGGTGGAACTGATGACCAAATGACAAGGGTCCGTTCCAACCTGGAAATATCAAAGGATGACACT GAAGCCTCTGGTGGAACTGATGACCAAATGACAAGGGTCCGTTCCAATCTGGAAATATCAAAGGATGACACT GAAGCCTCTGGTGGAACTGATGACCAAATGACAAGGGTCCGTTCCAACCTGGAAATATCAAAGGATGACACT GAAGCCTCTGGTGGAACTGATGACCAAATGACAAGGGTCCGTTCCAATCTGGAAATATCAAAGGATGACACT GAAGCCTCTGGTGGAACTGATGACCAAATGACAAGGGTCCGTTCCAACCTGGAAATATCAAAGGATGACACT GAAGCCTCTGGTGGAACTGATGACCAAATGACAAGGGTCCGTTCCAACCTGGAAATATCAAAGGATGACACT TGCCACCATATATTTGCTTGTGCAGCTCTTAATGATTTGGACAACTGTGCGGATTGCAGTGGATCTTTCTCCCGTTTCAGATGGCTTGGTTACACATGCAAAT TGTGTTCAAGATCATGGCACAAATCCTGCTTTCTCAAGATTAATTCATCACTG GATGTTGCACCGGAGAAACATGTTTCTGACTCTGAAATTAGTGATGACTCGTCTGATGATTATTACGTACCTGAAAGCTGTCATGGGTCCAGCTCAGATCAAGATGGTGAAGATGTTCCTATACCTGTTCAACCCTGTACTGATGATGAATCCACCTACACCCCCACCACAAGCCATACCCAGACGCtttcagcagaaacagcagaGTCTTCATCTACTGAAATCTCAGCAGCCCGAGAGGGTTCTTCTTGCACCCAGAAAAATTATTGCTATGTTTGCAAAAAACCGCAATCTAAAATAGCTCGTCACCTTAAAAAACACGAAAAAGAAGAGCCTGACATCGCAGAAGCTTTCTTGCTCCCCAAGAAttctaaagagagaaaaaggttGCTTGAGAAGTTGCGTAACAGAGGTAATTATGAACATAATCAAGAGGTTATCAGAAATCAAGGTGGAACACTTAAAGTAAAAAGAAGACAGGGACCATCAAAAATCTCTGTGGATGCCAAAATGTATGTgcactgtacatactgtaaagGTCTGTTTGTCCGTAAAGAGCTGTGGCGCCACTCACGAAGATGCCCGTCAAAAACAGTCTCAGAAACTGAAGCCAATGTTAAGAGCAAAGTCTTGGCTTTGGCCGATATTGCAGAGTCAACCTGCTCCCAAGCAATTTCCATTGGAGTGTGGAAGATCCTTGGAAAGATGAGGCAAGATGAGATAGCATCTGTAGTACGGAATGACTTTCTCACACTGCAGCTGGCCCAGTCTCTCTACAACAAGCATGGGAGTGATCCAACAAAATTTGAGTACATGAGAACAAAGGTTCGAGAAATGGGCAGACTTTTATTGACCCTAAGACAGAAATATTCTATATTTAGCTTTGAAGATGCTGTAAAACCAAACAATTTTTACAAAATCATTGGAGCTGTTAAAACAGTTGCTGGATATGATGAAGAGAAGCACTCGTATTCCACACCAAGTCTTGCCCTGAAATTAGGACACTCGCTCAAGAAGATCGGTGATATTATTCTCTGCAGGGCCATCTCAGCAGAGGATGAAATTTTGATCAAAGCAGCGGAACGATTCACGAAACTCTGCACAAAAGAATGGGCAGGACAAGTCTCACACACTGCACTGGCTACTTTGAGCAAGTCAAAGTTCAATAAACCATCCACCATACCCTTCACAGAGGATGTTCAACTTTTGCACAAGTACCTGGAGGAGAAATCGGCTGGCGCCGTTGAAAACCTGAAAGAGCATCAGTCTCCTCAGGCGTATGCAGAACTTGCTAGGGTGACACTTGCTCAAATAATCCTCTTTAATAGACGCCGTGCAGGAGAAGTCTCAAAAATGACACTTGAGTCCTTCAAGAAAAGAGACCAAACTGAGCTTCATGGTGACCTAGCTGCTAGTCTGTCACCGGTTGAACAAAAGCTAGCCAGACACTTCAGCAGGGTGGAAATTATGGGCAAAAGAGGGAGGAAAGTTGCTGTTTTATTAAACCCTGAGGTCCTTAGTGCAGCAACGCTTCttgcagagaagagagacacatGTGATGTGGACAAGGATAATCCCTTCCTATTTGGACGGCCACATTGCTCCCACACAAGCTACTACAGAGGACAGGACTGCATGAGACACTTTGCACAGATGTGTGGTGCAAAGAATCCAGAAAATCTGAGGTCTACACATCTCCGCAAGCACATGGCAACCTTGTCCCAAATCCTCAACCTGAAGAATAATGAGCTTGACCAACTTGCCAACTTTTTGGGCCACGATATACGAGTCCACAGAGACTTTTATCGTCTGCCAGAGGCAACTATTGAAGTGGCAAAAATCTCTAAGCTTCTACTTGCATTCGAGAAAGGAACTCTTGGAGAATTCCAGGGAAAGTCTCTCGACGAGATTGAGGTTGAAG ATGAATTGGACCTAGAACTGGATGTAGGTGAGCAGGATGACGGAGATGATGGAGATGATGGAGATGACGAAGACGATGGAGACGGTGGAGACGGTCAAGCTGAGGGAGATGACACCATCGGGGACAATGAAAGTGATGGAGACGACGAAGGTGGTAGAGACGACGAAGGTGGTGGAAACAGCGAAGAAGGTGGTGGAGATGCTAAAGATGGAGGCAGTGAGGAGTCAGATTGTGCCCTTGGATTAAGGG AAAATCAAGAAATGAAGATGCCTGAAGATCCCACCAGTTCCTCTG ggaaaagaaaaagaatggtATCGACCCAGAATAAGACCAAAAGTTACAAAG GACAGAAAAAACTGCGTGTGACTGAGAGTGTTGTCACCAGCTCCAAAG aGATAAAATCCAGAAGATGTGTGAAAAGGCCGTGGAGCAAGACTGAAATTAGTGCTGTGATGAAACACTTCAAAACGCATATTACAAATGGAGACCTAGCAACTAAAGTGGAGTGTGAACAATGTAAGATCGCTGAGCACCCAGCGTTGAAAGATAGAAGTCTTCAAAATATCCGTGATTTTGTCAGGAACAGGGGccttacagtaaaaaaaaaatag
- the LOC115594830 gene encoding uncharacterized protein LOC115594830 isoform X1 produces MTEVRRRRRKSPDQDALEHIVQGKDKVFLEGRFINKYKGRGVFTREYIEPKSFVVEYRGVVSQSEGADDKNNKYVFDFMWNGKRYCIDASKEDGTLGRLVNDDHVHPNCKVKRIMVNRMPHLCLFAVREIFPGEEITYNYGDSAWPWRSLEASGGTDDQMTRVRSNLEISKDDTEASGGTDDQMTRVRSNLEISKDDTEASGGTDDQMTRVRSNLEISKDDTEASGGTDDQMTRVRSNLEISKDDTEASGGTDDQMTRVRSNLEISKDDTEASGGTDDQMTRVRSNLEISKDDTEASGGTDDQMTRVRSNLEISKDDTEASGGTDDQMTRVRSNLEISKDDTEASGGTDDQMTRVRSNLEISKDDTEASGGTDDQMTRVRSNLEISKDDTEASGGTDDQMTRVRSNLEISKDDTEASGGTDDQMTRVRSNLEISKDDTEASGGTDDQMTRVRSNLEISKDDTEASGGTDDQMTRVRSNLEISKDDTCHHIFACAALNDLDNCADCSGSFSRFRWLGYTCKLCSRSWHKSCFLKINSSLDVAPEKHVSDSEISDDSSDDYYVPESCHGSSSDQDGEDVPIPVQPCTDDESTYTPTTSHTQTLSAETAESSSTEISAAREGSSCTQKNYCYVCKKPQSKIARHLKKHEKEEPDIAEAFLLPKNSKERKRLLEKLRNRGNYEHNQEVIRNQGGTLKVKRRQGPSKISVDAKMYVHCTYCKGLFVRKELWRHSRRCPSKTVSETEANVKSKVLALADIAESTCSQAISIGVWKILGKMRQDEIASVVRNDFLTLQLAQSLYNKHGSDPTKFEYMRTKVREMGRLLLTLRQKYSIFSFEDAVKPNNFYKIIGAVKTVAGYDEEKHSYSTPSLALKLGHSLKKIGDIILCRAISAEDEILIKAAERFTKLCTKEWAGQVSHTALATLSKSKFNKPSTIPFTEDVQLLHKYLEEKSAGAVENLKEHQSPQAYAELARVTLAQIILFNRRRAGEVSKMTLESFKKRDQTELHGDLAASLSPVEQKLARHFSRVEIMGKRGRKVAVLLNPEVLSAATLLAEKRDTCDVDKDNPFLFGRPHCSHTSYYRGQDCMRHFAQMCGAKNPENLRSTHLRKHMATLSQILNLKNNELDQLANFLGHDIRVHRDFYRLPEATIEVAKISKLLLAFEKGTLGEFQGKSLDEIEVEDELDLELDVGEQDDGDDGDDGDDEDDGDGGDGQAEGDDTIGDNESDGDDEGGRDDEGGGNSEEGGGDAKDGGSEESDCALGLRENQEMKMPEDPTSSSGKRKRMVSTQNKTKSYKGQKKLRVTESVVTSSKEIKSRRCVKRPWSKTEISAVMKHFKTHITNGDLATKVECEQCKIAEHPALKDRSLQNIRDFVRNRGLTVKKK; encoded by the exons ATGActgaggtgaggaggaggaggagaaagtctCCTGACCAAGATGCGCTGGAACATATTGTTCAAGGAAAGGATAAAGTCTTCCTAGAGGGAAGGTTTATTAACAAGTATAAAG gtAGAGGTGTGTTTACAAGAGAGTACATCGAACCAAAAAGTTTTGTGGTGGAGTACCGTGGAGTTGTCTCTCAGAGTGAAGGGGCagatgacaaaaacaacaaatatgtatttgattTCATGTGGAATGGGAAGCGGTATTG CATAGATGCTTCAAAAGAAGACGGAACACTGGGACGACTAGTTAATGATGATCATGTACATCCTAACTGCAAAGTCAAAAGAATAATGGTCAACAGGATGCCACACTTGTGCCTATTTGCCGTCAGGGAAATCTTTCCAGGAGAGGAGATAACATACAACTATGGTGATTCCGCTTGGCCGTGGCGCTCATTG GAAGCCTCTGGTGGAACTGATGACCAAATGACAAGGGTCCGTTCCAACCTGGAAATATCAAAGGATGACACT GAAGCCTCTGGTGGAACTGATGACCAAATGACAAGGGTCCGTTCCAACCTGGAAATATCAAAGGATGACACT GAAGCCTCTGGTGGAACTGATGACCAAATGACAAGGGTCCGTTCCAACCTGGAAATATCAAAGGATGACACT GAAGCCTCTGGTGGAACTGATGACCAAATGACAAGGGTCCGTTCCAACCTGGAAATATCAAAGGATGACACT GAAGCCTCTGGTGGAACTGATGACCAAATGACAAGGGTCCGTTCCAACCTGGAAATATCAAAGGATGACACT GAAGCCTCTGGTGGAACTGATGACCAAATGACAAGGGTCCGTTCCAACCTGGAAATATCAAAGGATGACACT GAAGCCTCTGGTGGAACTGATGACCAAATGACAAGGGTCCGTTCCAACCTGGAAATATCAAAGGATGACACT GAAGCCTCTGGTGGAACTGATGACCAAATGACAAGGGTCCGTTCCAACCTGGAAATATCAAAGGATGACACT GAAGCCTCTGGTGGAACTGATGACCAAATGACAAGGGTCCGTTCCAATCTGGAAATATCAAAGGATGACACT GAAGCCTCTGGTGGAACTGATGACCAAATGACAAGGGTCCGTTCCAACCTGGAAATATCAAAGGATGACACT GAAGCCTCTGGTGGAACTGATGACCAAATGACAAGGGTCCGTTCCAATCTGGAAATATCAAAGGATGACACT GAAGCCTCTGGTGGAACTGATGACCAAATGACAAGGGTCCGTTCCAACCTGGAAATATCAAAGGATGACACT GAAGCCTCTGGTGGAACTGATGACCAAATGACAAGGGTCCGTTCCAACCTGGAAATATCAAAGGATGACACT GAAGCCTCTGGTGGAACTGATGACCAAATGACAAGGGTCCGTTCCAATCTGGAAATATCAAAGGATGACACT TGCCACCATATATTTGCTTGTGCAGCTCTTAATGATTTGGACAACTGTGCGGATTGCAGTGGATCTTTCTCCCGTTTCAGATGGCTTGGTTACACATGCAAAT TGTGTTCAAGATCATGGCACAAATCCTGCTTTCTCAAGATTAATTCATCACTG GATGTTGCACCGGAGAAACATGTTTCTGACTCTGAAATTAGTGATGACTCGTCTGATGATTATTACGTACCTGAAAGCTGTCATGGGTCCAGCTCAGATCAAGATGGTGAAGATGTTCCTATACCTGTTCAACCCTGTACTGATGATGAATCCACCTACACCCCCACCACAAGCCATACCCAGACGCtttcagcagaaacagcagaGTCTTCATCTACTGAAATCTCAGCAGCCCGAGAGGGTTCTTCTTGCACCCAGAAAAATTATTGCTATGTTTGCAAAAAACCGCAATCTAAAATAGCTCGTCACCTTAAAAAACACGAAAAAGAAGAGCCTGACATCGCAGAAGCTTTCTTGCTCCCCAAGAAttctaaagagagaaaaaggttGCTTGAGAAGTTGCGTAACAGAGGTAATTATGAACATAATCAAGAGGTTATCAGAAATCAAGGTGGAACACTTAAAGTAAAAAGAAGACAGGGACCATCAAAAATCTCTGTGGATGCCAAAATGTATGTgcactgtacatactgtaaagGTCTGTTTGTCCGTAAAGAGCTGTGGCGCCACTCACGAAGATGCCCGTCAAAAACAGTCTCAGAAACTGAAGCCAATGTTAAGAGCAAAGTCTTGGCTTTGGCCGATATTGCAGAGTCAACCTGCTCCCAAGCAATTTCCATTGGAGTGTGGAAGATCCTTGGAAAGATGAGGCAAGATGAGATAGCATCTGTAGTACGGAATGACTTTCTCACACTGCAGCTGGCCCAGTCTCTCTACAACAAGCATGGGAGTGATCCAACAAAATTTGAGTACATGAGAACAAAGGTTCGAGAAATGGGCAGACTTTTATTGACCCTAAGACAGAAATATTCTATATTTAGCTTTGAAGATGCTGTAAAACCAAACAATTTTTACAAAATCATTGGAGCTGTTAAAACAGTTGCTGGATATGATGAAGAGAAGCACTCGTATTCCACACCAAGTCTTGCCCTGAAATTAGGACACTCGCTCAAGAAGATCGGTGATATTATTCTCTGCAGGGCCATCTCAGCAGAGGATGAAATTTTGATCAAAGCAGCGGAACGATTCACGAAACTCTGCACAAAAGAATGGGCAGGACAAGTCTCACACACTGCACTGGCTACTTTGAGCAAGTCAAAGTTCAATAAACCATCCACCATACCCTTCACAGAGGATGTTCAACTTTTGCACAAGTACCTGGAGGAGAAATCGGCTGGCGCCGTTGAAAACCTGAAAGAGCATCAGTCTCCTCAGGCGTATGCAGAACTTGCTAGGGTGACACTTGCTCAAATAATCCTCTTTAATAGACGCCGTGCAGGAGAAGTCTCAAAAATGACACTTGAGTCCTTCAAGAAAAGAGACCAAACTGAGCTTCATGGTGACCTAGCTGCTAGTCTGTCACCGGTTGAACAAAAGCTAGCCAGACACTTCAGCAGGGTGGAAATTATGGGCAAAAGAGGGAGGAAAGTTGCTGTTTTATTAAACCCTGAGGTCCTTAGTGCAGCAACGCTTCttgcagagaagagagacacatGTGATGTGGACAAGGATAATCCCTTCCTATTTGGACGGCCACATTGCTCCCACACAAGCTACTACAGAGGACAGGACTGCATGAGACACTTTGCACAGATGTGTGGTGCAAAGAATCCAGAAAATCTGAGGTCTACACATCTCCGCAAGCACATGGCAACCTTGTCCCAAATCCTCAACCTGAAGAATAATGAGCTTGACCAACTTGCCAACTTTTTGGGCCACGATATACGAGTCCACAGAGACTTTTATCGTCTGCCAGAGGCAACTATTGAAGTGGCAAAAATCTCTAAGCTTCTACTTGCATTCGAGAAAGGAACTCTTGGAGAATTCCAGGGAAAGTCTCTCGACGAGATTGAGGTTGAAG ATGAATTGGACCTAGAACTGGATGTAGGTGAGCAGGATGACGGAGATGATGGAGATGATGGAGATGACGAAGACGATGGAGACGGTGGAGACGGTCAAGCTGAGGGAGATGACACCATCGGGGACAATGAAAGTGATGGAGACGACGAAGGTGGTAGAGACGACGAAGGTGGTGGAAACAGCGAAGAAGGTGGTGGAGATGCTAAAGATGGAGGCAGTGAGGAGTCAGATTGTGCCCTTGGATTAAGGG AAAATCAAGAAATGAAGATGCCTGAAGATCCCACCAGTTCCTCTG ggaaaagaaaaagaatggtATCGACCCAGAATAAGACCAAAAGTTACAAAG GACAGAAAAAACTGCGTGTGACTGAGAGTGTTGTCACCAGCTCCAAAG aGATAAAATCCAGAAGATGTGTGAAAAGGCCGTGGAGCAAGACTGAAATTAGTGCTGTGATGAAACACTTCAAAACGCATATTACAAATGGAGACCTAGCAACTAAAGTGGAGTGTGAACAATGTAAGATCGCTGAGCACCCAGCGTTGAAAGATAGAAGTCTTCAAAATATCCGTGATTTTGTCAGGAACAGGGGccttacagtaaaaaaaaaatag